A window of the Streptomyces sp. JB150 genome harbors these coding sequences:
- a CDS encoding nucleotide disphospho-sugar-binding domain-containing protein has translation MRVLFAAGLGMPAALRLVLLARELQAAGHEVRFSGPARTRNRVVRAGLVPVLAGPRQFSRAWRPDLVVHDPLCPRATAMAAESEVPTVGYLPYAHPPLAPAPTVWIDPCPPLLRERPQPGAWQVRGDAYELPPRPQPHLTELSLLPRVCVTGIPTGTRPEDRRRARLFRRVAEGVESLGLQLVVLRGDDHPWNVVLQGSVVVVHSGDEGVVYAAARHGVSQLVLPAGEAERRAGKHLQQAGVGVCLTDDELRGASSMLRLRFHIAELVNGGRALPAAAQLGRTVAAMPRPADLVPGIEALLR, from the coding sequence GTGCGTGTGCTCTTCGCGGCCGGCCTCGGTATGCCGGCGGCGCTGCGCCTGGTGTTGCTCGCGAGGGAACTGCAGGCGGCCGGGCACGAGGTCCGCTTCTCCGGCCCGGCCCGGACGCGCAACCGCGTGGTCCGGGCCGGACTCGTTCCGGTCCTGGCCGGGCCGCGGCAGTTCAGCCGGGCCTGGCGGCCCGACCTGGTGGTGCACGACCCGCTGTGCCCCAGGGCGACGGCCATGGCGGCCGAGTCGGAGGTGCCCACCGTCGGCTACCTCCCCTACGCCCACCCGCCGCTGGCGCCGGCCCCGACCGTCTGGATCGACCCCTGCCCCCCGCTGCTGCGGGAACGCCCGCAGCCCGGCGCCTGGCAGGTGCGCGGCGACGCCTACGAACTGCCGCCGCGCCCGCAGCCCCACCTCACCGAGCTGTCGCTGCTCCCGCGCGTGTGCGTCACCGGCATACCGACCGGCACCCGGCCCGAGGACCGGCGCCGGGCACGGCTGTTCCGCCGGGTCGCCGAGGGCGTCGAGAGCCTCGGACTGCAGCTCGTCGTCCTCCGGGGCGACGACCACCCCTGGAACGTGGTGCTGCAGGGCAGCGTCGTCGTCGTCCACAGCGGCGACGAAGGGGTCGTGTACGCGGCCGCCCGGCACGGGGTGTCCCAGCTGGTCCTGCCGGCCGGGGAGGCGGAACGCCGGGCGGGCAAACACCTGCAGCAGGCCGGCGTCGGCGTCTGCCTGACCGACGACGAACTGCGCGGCGCCTCCAGCATGCTGCGGCTGCGCTTCCACATCGCCGAGCTGGTCAACGGCGGCCGCGCGCTGCCCGCGGCCGCGCAGCTGGGCCGGACGGTCGCGGCCATGCCGCGCCCCGCCGACCTCGTCCCCGGCATCGAGGCACTCCTGCGCTGA
- a CDS encoding acyltransferase produces the protein MATDHVLTGSAPPGPSGTNARPAPTSATETPAAGEAKRAGISRLPSLTGLRFLAALTVFVYHLSIPIPSLRLLADDRTEFRLYRWFDQAGGLGVSFFFVLSGFVLTWSARGNDTPAGFWRRRFVKVYPNYVVAWVLAMALFASDITSDGVALANLFMVQVWVPEYYTNFSVDPPSWSLGVEVVFYLCFPLLLAAFRRIDPRHLKYWIGGAVAAVWATPAVAYALFPATPLVPSGQNLPATAYWFTYVLPPVRMVDFALGILVALAVKHGRWRNIGMIPSFVLLGAGYWLTFHMPYFYGQRATMIIPIVLLIAAAATADVEGRFSLFRNRVMVWLGEISFAFYLLHYIVLVWLREQLGTRMFSNTAGFAILAGAAVGTVALSWVLYRLVEVPLVRRFSRSRRAEHPDTAT, from the coding sequence ATGGCCACTGACCACGTACTGACCGGCTCCGCACCCCCCGGACCCAGCGGCACGAACGCCCGGCCCGCCCCCACGTCCGCGACCGAGACGCCCGCGGCCGGTGAGGCCAAGCGCGCCGGGATCTCCCGGCTGCCGTCCCTGACGGGCCTGCGCTTCCTCGCCGCGCTGACCGTGTTCGTCTACCACCTCTCCATCCCGATCCCGTCGCTGCGGCTGCTGGCGGACGACCGGACCGAGTTCCGGCTCTACCGCTGGTTCGACCAGGCCGGCGGGCTCGGCGTGTCGTTCTTCTTCGTGCTCAGCGGGTTCGTGCTGACCTGGTCGGCGCGCGGCAACGACACCCCGGCCGGGTTCTGGCGGCGCCGGTTCGTCAAGGTGTACCCGAACTACGTGGTCGCCTGGGTGCTGGCGATGGCGCTGTTCGCCAGTGACATCACCTCCGACGGGGTCGCCCTGGCCAACCTCTTCATGGTGCAGGTGTGGGTGCCGGAGTACTACACCAACTTCAGCGTGGACCCGCCGAGCTGGTCGCTGGGCGTGGAGGTGGTCTTCTACCTGTGCTTCCCGCTGCTGCTGGCCGCCTTCCGGCGTATCGACCCGCGCCACCTGAAGTACTGGATCGGCGGGGCGGTCGCCGCGGTGTGGGCCACCCCGGCGGTGGCGTACGCGCTGTTCCCCGCCACCCCGCTGGTGCCCAGCGGGCAGAACCTGCCCGCCACCGCGTACTGGTTCACCTATGTGCTGCCGCCCGTGCGGATGGTCGACTTCGCGCTGGGCATCCTGGTCGCGCTCGCGGTCAAGCACGGGCGCTGGCGCAACATCGGCATGATCCCCTCGTTCGTGCTGCTGGGCGCCGGGTACTGGCTCACGTTCCACATGCCCTACTTCTACGGGCAGCGCGCCACCATGATCATCCCGATCGTGCTGCTGATCGCGGCCGCGGCGACCGCCGACGTGGAGGGCCGCTTCAGTCTGTTCCGCAACCGCGTGATGGTGTGGCTGGGCGAGATCTCCTTCGCGTTCTACCTGCTGCACTACATCGTGCTCGTGTGGCTGCGCGAGCAGCTCGGCACGCGGATGTTCTCCAACACGGCAGGCTTCGCGATCCTGGCGGGCGCGGCCGTGGGCACGGTGGCGCTGTCCTGGGTGCTCTACCGGCTGGTGGAGGTTCCGCTGGTGCGCCGCTTCAGCCGCTCGCGGCGCGCCGAGCACCCCGACACCGCCACCTGA
- a CDS encoding ester cyclase, with translation MTTAPTNPAQALWESAGERNKATIRRVFTEFVNQGDASVVDECYRPDIVDHAGLPGAPEGAEGVKYTIAGLREAFPDFHVTIEDISAHDDMVVIHNTWRGTHLGELLGMAPTGRSFLSVGIVIWRFDEEGRIAERWEHGVSSNMFAALGMRMLAPRKGRRRTTEGVRSVTRTVPLKSGKPAAWQRLTAELEGPRRREYEASRRRLGITSEVLRIDPRPDQDHVIVHFETADPERTRKRWLESTDPFDRWLREQILDIHGEDPWAGPATSCEQTGWAWTAPPRLTAGRPDGSN, from the coding sequence GTGACCACTGCGCCCACCAACCCGGCACAAGCACTGTGGGAAAGCGCCGGGGAACGGAACAAGGCGACCATCCGGCGCGTCTTCACCGAGTTCGTCAACCAGGGCGACGCCTCGGTCGTGGACGAGTGCTACCGGCCCGACATCGTCGACCACGCGGGCCTGCCCGGCGCGCCCGAGGGCGCCGAAGGCGTGAAGTACACCATCGCCGGGCTGCGGGAGGCGTTCCCCGACTTCCACGTCACCATCGAGGACATCAGCGCCCACGACGACATGGTCGTCATCCACAACACCTGGCGCGGCACCCACCTGGGCGAACTGCTCGGCATGGCGCCCACCGGCCGTTCGTTCCTGTCCGTCGGCATCGTCATCTGGCGGTTCGACGAGGAGGGCCGGATCGCCGAACGCTGGGAGCACGGCGTGTCGTCCAACATGTTCGCCGCGCTCGGCATGCGGATGCTGGCGCCGCGCAAGGGCCGCCGGCGCACCACGGAAGGGGTGCGGTCGGTGACGCGGACCGTGCCGCTGAAGTCCGGCAAGCCGGCGGCCTGGCAGCGGCTGACCGCCGAGCTGGAGGGGCCGCGCCGGCGCGAGTACGAGGCCTCCAGGCGCCGGCTGGGCATCACCAGCGAGGTGCTGCGCATCGACCCGCGGCCCGACCAGGACCACGTGATCGTGCACTTCGAGACCGCCGACCCGGAGCGCACCAGGAAGCGCTGGCTGGAGTCGACGGACCCCTTCGACCGGTGGCTGCGCGAGCAGATCCTCGACATCCACGGCGAGGACCCCTGGGCCGGGCCCGCCACCTCCTGCGAGCAGACCGGCTGGGCCTGGACGGCACCGCCGCGCCTCACCGCCGGCCGGCCCGACGGATCGAACTGA
- a CDS encoding FAD-dependent monooxygenase → MSAPTPRPVRRVLIAGGGIGGIATALALQQQGIDCVVFERAPQLRDGGAGLHIWTNGMLALARLGVADQVARIAPAQSACHFATSAGRPIGTWPVGEFVERYGQATVAIGRSDLHGILRDAVSAPVVTGAEVTGYTEHEDGVSLHFADGTSAQGDLLIGADGIRSAVRAQLLGPQPPDYTGYIAWRGHARMSAEEIPPGTFTALFGQGTRFTYYDIAPGVVHWMSVADGPAGGRDEGTPEQTLQMLRERHAGWTGPVRRILDATVPESILRGDVMDRKPDAVWGRGRVTLLGDAAHAMSFNIGQGACQAIEDALVLAGHLAAPGTDAVRALRVYEAERQERTRPMQLLAHRIGVLGSLHNPAAVWLRDRVMGLAWNRIFHSTERDHVAYGTRWTSGAGATAA, encoded by the coding sequence ATGTCCGCCCCCACGCCTCGCCCCGTACGCCGCGTGCTCATCGCCGGCGGCGGGATCGGCGGCATCGCCACCGCGCTGGCCCTGCAGCAGCAGGGCATCGACTGCGTCGTCTTCGAACGCGCGCCCCAGCTGCGCGACGGCGGCGCCGGACTGCACATCTGGACCAACGGCATGCTCGCCCTGGCCCGTCTGGGGGTGGCCGACCAGGTCGCCCGGATCGCGCCCGCCCAGTCCGCGTGCCACTTCGCGACCTCGGCCGGCCGGCCCATCGGCACCTGGCCGGTGGGCGAGTTCGTCGAGCGCTACGGGCAGGCCACGGTCGCCATCGGCCGCTCCGACCTGCACGGCATCCTGCGGGACGCCGTCAGCGCGCCGGTCGTCACCGGCGCCGAGGTCACCGGCTACACCGAGCACGAGGACGGTGTCAGCCTGCACTTCGCCGACGGCACCAGCGCGCAGGGCGACCTGCTGATCGGCGCCGACGGCATCCGCTCCGCGGTGCGCGCCCAGCTGCTGGGCCCGCAGCCTCCCGACTACACCGGCTACATCGCCTGGCGCGGCCACGCCCGGATGAGTGCCGAGGAAATCCCGCCGGGCACGTTCACGGCCCTGTTCGGCCAGGGCACCCGCTTCACCTACTACGACATCGCGCCCGGCGTCGTGCACTGGATGAGTGTCGCCGACGGGCCGGCCGGCGGCCGCGACGAGGGCACGCCCGAGCAGACCCTGCAGATGCTGCGTGAGCGGCACGCCGGGTGGACCGGGCCGGTGCGGCGCATCCTGGACGCCACCGTGCCGGAGAGCATCCTGCGCGGCGACGTCATGGACCGCAAGCCCGACGCCGTCTGGGGACGGGGCCGGGTCACCCTGCTCGGCGACGCCGCCCACGCCATGAGCTTCAACATCGGGCAGGGCGCCTGCCAGGCCATCGAGGACGCCCTCGTCCTGGCCGGGCACCTCGCCGCGCCCGGCACCGACGCCGTGCGGGCGCTGCGCGTCTACGAGGCCGAACGCCAGGAGCGCACCCGGCCGATGCAGCTGCTGGCACACCGCATCGGCGTGCTCGGCTCGCTGCACAACCCGGCCGCGGTCTGGCTGCGCGACCGGGTGATGGGACTGGCCTGGAACCGCATCTTCCACTCCACCGAACGCGATCACGTCGCCTACGGCACGCGGTGGACGTCCGGCGCCGGCGCCACCGCCGCCTGA
- a CDS encoding aldo/keto reductase produces MKHRKLGTAALEVSAQGLGCMGMTFGYGDVDEAEARATIDRALELGVTLLDTADMYGPYTNEELVGRAVAGRREKVVLASKVGNEVVDGRLTWRINGRPEYIRRSIEGTLRRLGTDHLDLYYLHRVDPDVPVEESFGALAELVQAGLVRHLGISEAGPATIRRAHAVHPLTAVQTEYSLFTRDVEVNGVLETVRELGIGFVAYSPLGRGFLTGTIRDTADIPEGLDFRRIAPRFKDENIRRNLPVVDQLSDLAAASGTTVTRLALAWVLSRGEDVVAIPGTKRRTYLEENLSASDVRLSPDVLAAIDTIAPYGVTAGNRYPDAEMASLSR; encoded by the coding sequence ATCAAGCACCGCAAGCTGGGCACGGCCGCGCTGGAGGTCTCCGCGCAGGGCCTGGGCTGCATGGGCATGACGTTCGGGTACGGCGACGTGGACGAGGCCGAGGCCCGGGCCACCATCGACCGGGCGCTGGAGCTCGGCGTGACGCTGCTGGACACCGCCGACATGTACGGCCCGTACACCAACGAGGAGCTGGTCGGGCGGGCCGTGGCCGGGCGGCGCGAGAAGGTGGTCCTGGCGTCCAAGGTGGGCAACGAGGTCGTCGACGGCCGGCTCACCTGGCGGATCAACGGCCGCCCGGAGTACATCCGCCGTTCCATCGAGGGCACGCTGCGCCGTCTGGGCACCGACCACCTCGACCTGTACTACCTGCACCGCGTCGACCCGGACGTGCCGGTGGAGGAGAGCTTCGGGGCGCTCGCCGAGCTCGTCCAGGCCGGGCTCGTGCGGCATCTGGGGATCTCCGAGGCGGGGCCGGCGACCATCCGGCGCGCGCACGCGGTGCATCCGCTGACGGCCGTGCAGACCGAGTACTCGCTGTTCACCCGGGATGTCGAGGTCAACGGCGTGCTGGAGACGGTGCGGGAGCTGGGGATCGGCTTCGTGGCCTACAGCCCGCTGGGCCGCGGCTTCCTCACCGGCACGATCCGTGACACCGCCGACATTCCCGAGGGCCTGGACTTCCGGCGTATCGCCCCGCGTTTCAAGGACGAGAACATCCGCCGCAACCTGCCGGTCGTCGACCAGCTCAGCGATCTGGCGGCCGCGTCCGGCACCACGGTCACGCGCCTGGCGCTGGCCTGGGTGCTCTCCCGCGGCGAGGACGTCGTCGCCATCCCCGGCACCAAGCGGCGCACCTACCTGGAGGAGAACCTGTCCGCGTCCGACGTGCGCCTCTCCCCCGACGTGCTGGCCGCGATCGACACCATCGCCCCCTACGGCGTGACCGCCGGCAACCGGTACCCGGACGCCGAGATGGCCTCGCTGAGCCGCTGA
- a CDS encoding 3-oxoacyl-[acyl-carrier-protein] synthase III C-terminal domain-containing protein produces MTTAYDVKILSTGAYVPGEPLDNATLEKFVGPLPDDVLEGIQVKTRYWMIDPVTGEHRINNSRMAERASRQALERAGVEPGELDLIVVCTATPEYTLPNVATTLQHYLGLESVAAVEIRGACAGWVQALDLARRQLADGTARTALVVGSEAGSPVLAPHFLGKDPARVRMRDRLMLYTFGDGAGAVVMRAEPAGGGSGGAGDAGGGFAFVNACVGGLRKPGMEIIGGGTDVPQAEQLRRRQLIQMKIDVPGTSTFGPQVFVRAIREMARKDGRALGEFDAIVLPEGNAEYFADEFASAGLSQEDIETLDGRIVENLAEVGATGSAAVPLSLDAGWTSGRIGPGDRIVLLGIEASRYVYTGLSLTWQAPLPA; encoded by the coding sequence ATGACCACCGCCTATGACGTGAAGATCCTTTCGACCGGTGCGTACGTGCCCGGTGAGCCGCTGGACAACGCCACGCTGGAGAAGTTCGTCGGGCCGCTGCCGGACGATGTGCTGGAGGGCATCCAGGTCAAGACCCGGTACTGGATGATCGACCCGGTCACGGGTGAGCACCGCATCAACAACAGCCGGATGGCCGAGCGTGCCTCCCGACAGGCGCTGGAGCGGGCCGGTGTGGAGCCCGGTGAGCTGGACCTGATCGTGGTGTGCACGGCGACGCCGGAGTACACGCTGCCCAACGTGGCCACCACGCTGCAGCATTACCTGGGTCTGGAGAGCGTTGCCGCGGTCGAGATCCGCGGGGCGTGCGCGGGCTGGGTGCAGGCACTGGACCTGGCGCGGCGGCAGCTGGCCGACGGGACGGCGCGTACCGCCCTGGTGGTGGGCAGCGAGGCCGGGTCGCCGGTGCTGGCGCCGCACTTTCTGGGCAAGGACCCGGCGCGGGTGCGGATGCGGGACCGGCTGATGCTGTACACGTTCGGGGACGGTGCGGGGGCCGTGGTGATGCGGGCGGAGCCCGCGGGCGGCGGCTCCGGCGGTGCGGGCGATGCGGGGGGCGGGTTCGCTTTCGTCAACGCGTGTGTGGGCGGGCTGCGCAAGCCCGGTATGGAGATCATCGGGGGCGGTACGGATGTGCCGCAGGCGGAGCAGCTGCGGCGGCGCCAGCTGATCCAGATGAAGATCGACGTGCCCGGCACCTCCACGTTCGGTCCGCAGGTGTTCGTCCGGGCGATCAGGGAGATGGCCCGCAAGGACGGCCGGGCGCTCGGGGAGTTCGACGCGATCGTGCTGCCGGAGGGCAACGCGGAGTACTTCGCCGACGAGTTCGCCTCCGCCGGGCTGTCGCAGGAGGACATCGAGACGCTCGACGGGCGGATCGTGGAGAACCTGGCCGAGGTGGGGGCGACCGGTTCGGCCGCGGTGCCGCTGTCGCTGGACGCGGGCTGGACGTCGGGGCGGATCGGGCCCGGCGACCGGATCGTGCTGCTCGGCATCGAGGCCAGCCGGTACGTGTACACCGGGCTGTCGCTGACCTGGCAGGCGCCGCTGCCGGCCTGA
- a CDS encoding beta-ketoacyl-[acyl-carrier-protein] synthase family protein, translated as MSDVRSQGAGVVIAAVGAITPHGASAEALWEGVRAGRVAIAPVRRLSMDHYQTTLGGEVAEAPRPGYAYAAPGGSRDFSIDFALAAAEEAMAGSGLRIGADIPAERWGVAYGTCHGGWRSAELALREVHEGRSPDWRRYTFVPPQAGAEALSAAFGLKGPVFSVNTACAASAHALAHALEVIRSGAADAMLVGGSDAFTESAFAGFSSLWSLSPQPAAPYSRDRSGLTLGEGSGMLVLLSRRVAERTGAPVVAEVLGYGLSADGHHPTAPHPEGEGAARAIRAALDSSGLVADDIRYVNGHGTGTQKNDSAESNAVRAALGAAAEKIALSSTKSMIGHLLGAAGAVEGIVTALALRDQVAPPTASFTGADPQCGLDPVAGTGRPMVLETALSNNFGFAGANATIAFARPGGRGAPPPAAGPDDVVVTGLGVITSAGEGPEALWEAYAAGRRQGVPENNLRVARVEFDRSVAGTPRERRRMDKVSQLAIASCRAALDAAGADRDAAAVAATGVVLGTAIGPMESGERFTVPVLREGVQEANPAVFTNTVYNGAAGHVAMALGTKGPTSTLTSGHAAGAAALSVAYDMLRAGRVERVLVPAVEAFSAATLAAYESIPLFGSASGRRYTLAEAGIALLLERRSSAERRGAPVHAVVLGHATASDACGIGRWDAAGEGVERAMRGALRAAGLRPRQVAAVWASAAGLAAADRPELAAVARVFGAGEVRVEAPKRVLGEPAGAGAQLAAVLAVGAWRAGGDLRPVLVNSSSLGGTHTSLVLSPVPVPVTE; from the coding sequence ATGAGTGACGTTCGCAGCCAGGGGGCCGGTGTGGTGATCGCCGCGGTGGGGGCGATCACCCCGCACGGCGCCTCGGCCGAGGCCCTGTGGGAGGGGGTGCGCGCCGGGCGGGTGGCGATCGCGCCCGTGCGCCGCCTGTCCATGGACCACTACCAGACCACCCTGGGCGGTGAGGTCGCCGAGGCGCCCCGGCCCGGGTACGCGTACGCCGCGCCGGGCGGCAGCCGTGACTTCTCCATCGACTTCGCGCTGGCCGCCGCCGAGGAGGCCATGGCCGGTTCGGGGCTGCGGATCGGCGCCGACATCCCGGCCGAGCGGTGGGGGGTCGCCTACGGCACCTGCCACGGCGGCTGGCGCAGTGCCGAGCTGGCTCTGCGGGAGGTGCACGAGGGCCGCAGTCCCGACTGGCGCCGCTACACGTTCGTGCCGCCGCAGGCGGGCGCGGAGGCGCTGTCGGCGGCGTTCGGCCTCAAGGGGCCGGTGTTCAGTGTGAACACGGCGTGTGCCGCCAGCGCGCACGCGCTCGCCCACGCCCTGGAGGTGATCCGCTCGGGTGCGGCCGACGCGATGCTCGTCGGCGGCAGCGACGCGTTCACCGAGTCGGCGTTCGCCGGGTTCAGCAGTCTGTGGTCGCTCTCCCCGCAGCCGGCGGCTCCCTATTCCAGGGACCGTTCGGGTCTGACCCTGGGTGAGGGCAGCGGGATGCTGGTGCTTTTGTCGCGGCGGGTGGCCGAGCGCACCGGCGCCCCGGTCGTCGCCGAGGTGCTGGGTTACGGCCTGTCCGCCGACGGCCACCACCCCACCGCGCCGCACCCCGAGGGTGAGGGCGCGGCGCGGGCGATCCGGGCGGCCCTTGACTCCTCGGGGCTGGTCGCGGACGACATCCGGTACGTCAACGGGCACGGTACGGGCACGCAGAAGAACGACTCGGCGGAGAGCAACGCCGTGCGCGCGGCGCTGGGTGCGGCGGCCGAGAAGATCGCGCTGTCCAGCACCAAGTCGATGATCGGTCATCTGCTGGGCGCGGCCGGGGCGGTGGAGGGGATCGTCACGGCGCTGGCCCTGCGCGACCAGGTGGCGCCGCCGACGGCGTCCTTCACCGGGGCGGACCCGCAGTGCGGTCTGGACCCGGTGGCGGGGACGGGCCGTCCGATGGTGCTGGAGACGGCGCTGTCCAACAACTTCGGGTTCGCCGGCGCCAACGCCACCATCGCCTTCGCCCGGCCGGGCGGGCGGGGTGCGCCGCCGCCGGCCGCCGGCCCGGACGATGTCGTGGTGACCGGGCTGGGGGTGATCACCTCGGCCGGTGAGGGGCCCGAGGCGCTGTGGGAGGCGTACGCGGCGGGGCGCCGGCAGGGTGTGCCGGAGAACAACTTGCGCGTGGCGCGGGTGGAGTTCGACCGTTCGGTGGCGGGCACGCCCCGGGAGCGGCGGCGCATGGACAAGGTGTCCCAGCTCGCCATCGCCTCGTGCCGGGCCGCCCTGGACGCCGCGGGGGCGGACAGGGACGCGGCGGCCGTCGCCGCGACCGGTGTGGTGCTCGGCACCGCGATCGGGCCGATGGAGAGCGGTGAGCGGTTCACCGTGCCGGTGCTGCGCGAGGGCGTGCAGGAAGCGAACCCGGCGGTGTTCACGAACACCGTGTACAACGGTGCGGCCGGTCATGTGGCCATGGCTCTGGGCACGAAGGGGCCGACGTCGACGCTGACGTCGGGGCACGCGGCCGGTGCGGCCGCCCTGTCGGTGGCCTACGACATGCTGCGTGCCGGGCGCGTGGAGCGGGTGCTGGTGCCGGCGGTCGAGGCGTTCTCCGCCGCCACGCTGGCCGCCTACGAAAGTATCCCGCTGTTCGGTTCGGCGTCCGGGCGCCGCTACACGCTCGCGGAGGCGGGCATCGCGCTGCTGCTGGAGCGGCGGTCGAGCGCCGAGCGGCGCGGCGCGCCGGTCCACGCCGTGGTGCTGGGGCATGCGACCGCGTCGGACGCGTGCGGCATCGGCCGCTGGGATGCGGCGGGTGAGGGCGTGGAGCGGGCGATGCGCGGGGCGCTGCGCGCTGCCGGGCTGCGGCCGCGGCAGGTGGCGGCGGTCTGGGCGAGCGCGGCGGGTCTGGCTGCCGCCGACCGTCCCGAACTGGCCGCCGTGGCGCGGGTGTTCGGTGCGGGCGAGGTGCGCGTCGAGGCTCCCAAGCGGGTGCTCGGCGAGCCGGCCGGTGCGGGTGCCCAGCTGGCGGCGGTGCTCGCGGTCGGTGCCTGGCGGGCGGGCGGGGACCTGCGCCCGGTCCTGGTGAACAGCTCGTCCCTGGGCGGCACGCACACCTCGCTGGTGCTGTCCCCTGTCCCTGTGCCCGTAACGGAGTGA
- a CDS encoding beta-ketoacyl-[acyl-carrier-protein] synthase family protein has translation MSGGRQVVVSGIGLLTALGEGAEANWKALVAGECGIGPIRAYDPAPLQTRLGGEIAEFDATRFATRRQLRTVNRGDRLALAAARLALDDAGLPHKQAGGEELGHRAGLYLGGNKSLGRMEQLIEELKVIRRPDGTADLAHLARHGDAIMPPLFFVEGLPAGAVFNISQTYGIRGSSTFFAGYADAGASAIGRAMRAVRRGDADVAIAGGYDDATSWWSMTLLDRLGILTTRNERGQEAYRPYDRERSGGLPGEGAALLVLEEKQAALRRGARIYAELTGYGAGHDARTPPAADAEGRGLARAVRRSLQDARLAAGDLGYVASDGSGTRAGDAGEAIALRGALGGAVSSVAVSTPKPQTGHLVGGAGALNAAVCALALHHGVVPATLNLDRPDPVCALDHVRGGARESRPSHAMALARGIEGQAVALTLSRPA, from the coding sequence GTGAGCGGTGGACGTCAGGTCGTCGTCAGCGGCATCGGTCTGCTGACCGCGCTGGGCGAGGGCGCGGAGGCCAACTGGAAGGCGCTGGTGGCCGGCGAGTGCGGGATCGGCCCGATCAGGGCGTACGATCCGGCGCCGCTGCAGACCCGGCTGGGCGGGGAGATCGCCGAGTTCGACGCCACGCGGTTCGCCACGCGGCGCCAGCTGCGCACCGTCAACCGCGGTGACCGTCTGGCGCTGGCCGCCGCCCGGCTCGCGCTCGACGACGCGGGCCTGCCGCACAAGCAGGCCGGCGGTGAGGAGCTCGGGCACCGGGCGGGCCTGTATCTGGGCGGCAACAAGTCGCTGGGCCGCATGGAGCAGCTGATCGAGGAACTGAAGGTGATCCGCCGCCCGGACGGCACGGCCGACCTGGCGCACCTGGCCCGGCACGGTGACGCGATCATGCCGCCGCTGTTCTTCGTGGAGGGGCTGCCGGCGGGTGCGGTGTTCAACATCTCGCAGACGTACGGCATCAGGGGTTCGAGCACCTTCTTCGCGGGCTACGCGGACGCCGGTGCCAGCGCGATCGGCCGGGCCATGCGCGCGGTGCGCCGCGGGGACGCGGACGTGGCGATCGCGGGCGGGTACGACGACGCCACCAGCTGGTGGTCGATGACGCTGCTGGACCGGCTGGGCATCCTGACCACCCGCAACGAGCGCGGGCAGGAGGCGTACCGGCCCTATGACCGTGAGCGCAGCGGCGGGCTGCCCGGTGAGGGGGCCGCGCTGCTGGTGCTGGAGGAGAAGCAGGCGGCGCTGCGCCGTGGTGCCCGTATCTACGCCGAGCTGACCGGTTACGGCGCCGGCCATGACGCCCGTACGCCGCCGGCGGCGGATGCGGAGGGCCGTGGTCTGGCGCGGGCGGTGCGGCGTTCGCTGCAGGACGCCCGGCTGGCCGCGGGTGACCTCGGGTATGTCGCGTCGGACGGTTCGGGGACGCGGGCGGGGGACGCGGGCGAGGCGATCGCGTTGCGCGGGGCGCTGGGCGGGGCCGTGTCGTCGGTGGCGGTCAGCACGCCCAAGCCGCAGACCGGGCATCTGGTGGGCGGGGCGGGGGCGTTGAACGCGGCCGTGTGCGCGCTGGCGCTGCACCACGGGGTGGTGCCCGCGACCCTCAATCTGGACCGGCCCGATCCGGTGTGCGCGTTGGACCATGTCCGCGGTGGTGCCCGCGAGAGCAGGCCGTCGCATGCGATGGCGCTGGCCCGGGGCATCGAGGGGCAGGCCGTGGCGCTGACGTTGTCCAGGCCCGCGTGA